One window from the genome of Alkalihalobacillus sp. LMS6 encodes:
- a CDS encoding polysaccharide deacetylase family protein: MTSLSVKSPTIIERSTVTPSFLHSLDRNQLVLDSYHDQAPTAWGEFIPGVKTKLDTSEKVIALTLDACGGAHGSQYDEELINYLIDHSIPATLFINARWINHNSDQFLKLANHPLFQIENHGTEHKPLSVNGEIAWGIKGTHSIEEAYQEVMTNHHLITEKTGKEPTMFRPGTAYFDDISVRMLYDLNITPVNYSILGDAGATYTSNQVTDALVNQAEPGAIALLHMNQPNSGTAEGLKEAIPQLLDQGYSFVSLSDHPLK, encoded by the coding sequence GTGACTTCTCTCTCGGTTAAATCCCCAACAATTATCGAAAGGAGTACAGTCACTCCTTCTTTTTTACATAGTCTAGATAGAAATCAACTTGTTCTAGATTCTTATCACGATCAAGCACCTACTGCATGGGGAGAATTTATTCCAGGGGTCAAAACAAAACTAGATACATCTGAAAAGGTCATCGCCTTAACACTTGATGCTTGTGGAGGTGCACACGGTAGTCAATATGATGAGGAATTAATCAATTATTTAATTGATCATAGCATTCCTGCAACCTTATTTATTAATGCACGCTGGATTAATCATAACTCCGACCAATTTCTAAAGTTAGCGAACCATCCATTGTTTCAAATTGAAAACCACGGAACAGAACATAAGCCTCTTTCCGTGAATGGGGAGATAGCTTGGGGTATCAAGGGAACACATTCTATAGAAGAAGCTTATCAAGAAGTCATGACCAACCATCACCTCATTACTGAAAAGACTGGCAAAGAGCCGACTATGTTCCGTCCTGGCACAGCTTATTTTGACGATATTAGTGTTCGCATGCTCTATGATTTAAACATAACACCAGTTAACTATTCCATATTAGGTGATGCAGGTGCTACTTACACGTCAAATCAAGTGACTGACGCACTCGTTAATCAGGCTGAACCCGGTGCAATCGCCTTGCTACATATGAATCAACCGAATAGCGGAACCGCCGAGGGACTAAAAGAAGCCATTCCTCAATTACTCGACCAAGGCTATTCTTTTGTTAGCCTTAGCGACCACCCGTTAAAGTAA
- a CDS encoding SprT family protein has product MTNEELQRLTEELSQSYFDLPFKHKAMFNGRLRTTGGRYLLSSHHIELNEKHYLKYGKEELIGIIKHELCHYHLHLLGKGYRHGDKDFKQLLKKVGAPRFCRSVKEEKAPFFLVYQCMSCTQKYYRKRKVNQSKYVCGVCKGKLEFLS; this is encoded by the coding sequence ATGACAAACGAAGAATTACAGCGATTAACTGAAGAATTGTCTCAATCCTATTTTGATCTTCCTTTTAAACATAAGGCGATGTTTAATGGACGATTACGCACAACTGGAGGGCGCTATTTACTCTCAAGCCACCATATTGAATTAAACGAAAAACACTATTTGAAGTATGGAAAAGAAGAGCTTATCGGCATTATCAAGCACGAACTATGCCATTATCACCTACATTTGTTAGGCAAGGGCTATCGCCACGGCGACAAAGATTTTAAACAGCTGCTAAAAAAAGTTGGTGCGCCGCGATTTTGTCGTTCGGTGAAAGAAGAGAAAGCCCCATTTTTTTTAGTGTATCAATGTATGTCATGTACACAGAAATATTATAGAAAAAGAAAAGTGAATCAATCTAAATATGTATGTGGAGTATGTAAAGGAAAACTTGAATTTTTATCGTAA
- the cmpA gene encoding cortex morphogenetic protein CmpA produces MPTWLQNQLKKAYNEKNRHQIKVLNQCWFYYRSTAQSRFTNKKTI; encoded by the coding sequence TTGCCAACTTGGCTTCAAAATCAATTAAAAAAAGCATATAATGAAAAAAATCGTCACCAAATTAAAGTACTTAATCAGTGCTGGTTTTATTATAGATCGACGGCGCAAAGCCGCTTCACAAATAAAAAGACCATTTAA
- a CDS encoding Tex family protein: protein MEQWINQTVKKTNLSVKQVQNVVSLLQEGNTVPFIARYRKEQTGALDEVQIKLIADTYDYEKNLSERKDEVIRLIAEQDKLTTELEKKIANATQLQQVEDLYRPYRQKRRTKATIAKEKGLEPLATTILTYPSSFQIEKEAQTYIDVEQELNTVEDVLAGVNDIIAEIVAEDPKVREALRGAAMKEGLITAELKKGAEDEKGVFSHYYEYQESVKTIVPHRTLALNRGEKENVLKVGLTFPKEAFIGKVERLFIQKHGSPVVPLIETAITDAYTRLIEPSIEREVRNRLTEVAEEQAISIFAENLKQLLLQPPMKEQVILGIDPAFRTGCKWAVIDDTGKPLDIGVIYPTAPHHKEKEAAEVVRNLITKYQVKMIAIGNGTASRETEQFVASVLKDVKESVFYVIVNEAGASVYSASELARNEFPNLQVEQRSAISIARRLQDPLAELVKIDPKSVGVGQYQHDVTQKKLNESLRFIVETVVNRVGVNVNTASAALLSYVSGLNKTQATNIANYRNENGAFVSRVELKKVPRLGKKSLEQAVGFLRIAGGKNPLDATAIHPESYSEAKTILETLKATVHEIGSNDLKEKVGGVQKKELQQALDIGQHTLEDLLDAFIRPNRDPRDEVTAPQLKQDVLKMEDLEKGMELQGTVRNIVDFGAFIDIGVKQDGLVHISKLANRFVKHPLDVVSIGEIVTVWVETIDYEKERIGLTMKQP from the coding sequence ATGGAACAATGGATTAATCAAACCGTTAAAAAAACAAATTTATCAGTGAAGCAAGTTCAAAATGTCGTCTCCTTGTTGCAAGAAGGGAATACTGTTCCTTTTATTGCGCGCTATCGTAAGGAACAAACAGGTGCGTTAGACGAAGTTCAAATTAAATTAATTGCTGATACATACGACTATGAAAAAAATCTCTCGGAACGAAAAGATGAAGTCATTCGATTAATTGCAGAGCAAGATAAATTAACAACGGAATTAGAAAAGAAAATAGCAAATGCAACACAGCTTCAACAAGTAGAGGATTTATATCGTCCGTATCGTCAAAAAAGACGGACGAAGGCGACGATTGCAAAAGAGAAAGGCTTAGAACCATTAGCCACGACAATTTTGACATACCCAAGCTCGTTTCAAATCGAAAAAGAAGCGCAAACTTATATAGATGTAGAACAAGAGCTGAATACGGTTGAGGATGTCCTTGCAGGCGTAAATGATATTATTGCCGAAATCGTTGCTGAAGACCCAAAAGTAAGAGAGGCATTAAGAGGCGCAGCAATGAAAGAGGGCCTTATTACAGCTGAATTGAAGAAGGGTGCTGAAGACGAGAAAGGTGTGTTTAGCCATTACTATGAGTATCAAGAGTCCGTCAAAACGATAGTGCCACATCGAACGTTAGCGTTAAATCGTGGTGAAAAAGAAAACGTGCTTAAAGTGGGCTTAACTTTTCCAAAAGAAGCGTTTATCGGAAAAGTGGAACGTTTGTTTATCCAAAAACACGGCTCTCCAGTTGTTCCGTTAATTGAAACGGCAATAACAGATGCTTACACAAGATTAATTGAACCTTCTATTGAAAGGGAAGTTCGAAATCGATTAACTGAAGTAGCGGAAGAGCAAGCCATTTCAATTTTTGCAGAGAATTTAAAGCAATTGTTGCTGCAACCCCCAATGAAAGAGCAAGTCATACTTGGAATCGATCCCGCTTTTCGGACAGGTTGCAAATGGGCGGTTATTGATGACACAGGCAAACCCCTAGATATTGGCGTTATCTATCCGACGGCGCCGCATCATAAAGAAAAAGAAGCAGCAGAGGTCGTTCGAAACCTAATTACAAAATATCAGGTCAAAATGATTGCAATTGGAAATGGTACAGCCTCAAGGGAAACGGAACAATTTGTCGCTAGTGTATTGAAGGATGTAAAAGAGAGCGTTTTTTATGTCATCGTAAATGAAGCCGGGGCAAGCGTCTATTCCGCTTCCGAATTAGCGCGTAATGAGTTTCCAAACCTGCAAGTGGAGCAAAGGAGTGCAATTTCAATAGCACGGAGGCTTCAGGATCCGCTAGCAGAGTTAGTGAAAATTGACCCAAAATCTGTTGGAGTTGGTCAATATCAACACGACGTGACGCAAAAGAAGTTAAATGAATCTCTTCGATTTATTGTAGAAACGGTGGTAAACCGGGTCGGTGTCAATGTGAATACAGCTTCGGCTGCGTTACTGTCTTATGTATCAGGATTAAATAAAACGCAAGCAACAAATATCGCAAATTACCGTAATGAGAATGGGGCATTTGTGAGTCGAGTGGAATTAAAGAAAGTTCCTAGGTTAGGAAAAAAATCGTTAGAGCAAGCAGTTGGGTTTTTACGTATTGCTGGTGGGAAAAATCCGCTCGATGCAACAGCGATCCACCCTGAAAGTTATTCAGAAGCAAAAACAATTTTAGAGACACTTAAAGCAACCGTTCATGAGATTGGAAGCAATGATTTAAAAGAAAAAGTGGGCGGAGTACAAAAAAAGGAATTACAACAAGCGCTGGATATTGGACAACATACGCTTGAAGATTTATTAGATGCGTTTATCCGTCCGAATCGAGATCCGAGGGACGAAGTAACGGCGCCCCAGCTAAAGCAAGATGTTTTAAAAATGGAAGATCTAGAAAAAGGAATGGAACTACAGGGGACTGTCCGAAATATCGTCGATTTTGGTGCTTTTATCGATATCGGGGTTAAACAAGATGGACTCGTTCACATCTCTAAATTAGCGAATCGTTTCGTGAAACACCCATTGGATGTTGTATCCATAGGAGAAATTGTGACAGTATGGGTTGAAACCATTGATTATGAGAAAGAGCGAATTGGACTTACGATGAAGCAACCATAA
- a CDS encoding PP2C family serine/threonine-protein phosphatase, which yields MVTYYKDHHIDVATVQKTKPGNTVCGDGHIVIQTDGYTICAVVDGLGSGKGAHLSAEKAIRAIQDHQGEEAQQILEHCNQYLTNERGAVITLLRIDYEASTLTYSNFGNIGFILYQPDGTVVQPLPKRGYLCGRVQKLSSEQFSYKPGSRFVMYSDGIEQVPKLHEYKVPSCSVSDNLLHGDFYSNKDDATLMVGNLK from the coding sequence ATGGTCACATATTATAAAGATCATCATATTGATGTGGCAACCGTACAAAAAACAAAGCCCGGAAATACTGTTTGTGGCGATGGCCATATTGTCATACAGACAGATGGGTATACCATCTGTGCTGTGGTTGATGGTCTTGGGAGCGGAAAGGGCGCTCACCTTTCAGCGGAGAAGGCGATTCGTGCCATTCAAGATCACCAAGGCGAAGAAGCACAACAGATTCTCGAGCATTGCAATCAGTATCTTACGAATGAAAGAGGCGCGGTGATTACGCTACTTAGAATTGACTACGAAGCCTCAACTTTAACGTATTCAAACTTTGGCAACATTGGGTTTATCCTGTATCAACCGGATGGAACGGTTGTTCAACCATTACCAAAAAGAGGATACTTGTGTGGACGCGTGCAAAAGTTAAGTAGTGAACAGTTTAGTTATAAACCAGGTTCAAGGTTTGTTATGTACTCTGATGGAATTGAGCAAGTACCTAAACTGCATGAGTACAAAGTGCCTTCCTGTTCAGTTAGTGATAATTTATTGCACGGTGATTTTTACAGTAACAAAGATGATGCTACACTTATGGTAGGTAATTTAAAATAA
- the sigB gene encoding RNA polymerase sigma factor SigB — MSTESLPYNQNKDEIYQWIEEYQRTKNEEVQVRLVKHFEALVRSLSRKFSKGREYDEDLFQVGMVGLLAALNRYNEEYGRSFESFAVPTIVGEIKRFIRDKTWSVHVPRRIKELGPKIKKAADALTIELQRSPYVHEIAQYLEVGEEEVLETMEMSKSYQALSVNRSLEADQEGGEVTLLDLVGNDDDGYEQADQKMLLEKAFQVLNEREKEILQCTYYENLSQKETGEKLGISQMHVSRLQRRALQKLRDSIRIEPTEIF; from the coding sequence GTGTCGACGGAATCTCTTCCTTACAATCAGAATAAGGATGAAATTTATCAGTGGATAGAGGAATATCAACGCACAAAAAATGAAGAGGTTCAAGTCCGCCTTGTGAAACATTTTGAGGCACTCGTCCGTTCTTTATCTCGAAAATTTTCAAAGGGAAGAGAATACGATGAAGATCTCTTTCAAGTTGGAATGGTAGGATTACTTGCGGCTTTAAACCGCTATAACGAAGAATACGGAAGAAGTTTCGAATCTTTTGCCGTGCCCACTATTGTAGGGGAAATCAAGCGTTTTATCCGTGATAAAACTTGGAGTGTCCATGTTCCACGAAGAATTAAAGAACTTGGCCCTAAGATAAAGAAAGCTGCTGATGCGCTAACGATTGAGCTTCAGCGTTCTCCTTATGTTCATGAGATTGCCCAGTACCTCGAAGTTGGCGAAGAAGAAGTACTCGAAACAATGGAGATGAGCAAGAGTTACCAAGCTCTTTCTGTTAATCGTTCACTAGAAGCAGATCAAGAAGGTGGAGAAGTTACGCTCCTTGATCTAGTAGGGAATGATGATGATGGTTATGAACAAGCCGATCAAAAAATGTTGCTAGAAAAAGCATTCCAGGTTTTAAATGAACGTGAAAAAGAAATTTTGCAATGCACGTATTATGAGAATCTTAGCCAGAAAGAAACGGGAGAAAAATTAGGAATTTCACAAATGCACGTATCCCGTTTGCAACGTCGCGCGTTACAAAAACTTCGCGATTCCATTCGAATAGAGCCAACGGAGATTTTCTAA
- the rsbW gene encoding anti-sigma B factor RsbW encodes MMEQNDRIHLELPAKPEFVSIARLTVSGIANRLGFSYDDIEDLKIAVAEACTNVVEHAYSEDGFISLACYIFEDRIQIVVADQGKSFDIAEVESRLGPVDAKKPVGDLKEGGLGLFLISTLMDKVEINEDNGVMLVMTKYLYESGVKESVDGISSLQSE; translated from the coding sequence GTGATGGAACAAAATGATCGGATCCATCTAGAACTCCCTGCAAAGCCGGAATTTGTTAGTATTGCACGTCTAACAGTTTCAGGTATAGCGAATCGTTTAGGTTTTTCATATGACGACATTGAAGATTTGAAAATTGCGGTAGCTGAAGCGTGTACGAATGTAGTTGAGCACGCATACTCAGAAGACGGATTTATTTCATTAGCTTGTTATATCTTTGAAGATCGAATTCAAATCGTTGTTGCGGACCAAGGAAAAAGTTTTGACATAGCGGAAGTGGAAAGCCGTCTTGGCCCAGTTGACGCCAAGAAGCCTGTTGGAGATTTAAAGGAAGGAGGGCTTGGCTTATTCCTCATTAGTACGTTAATGGATAAAGTAGAAATTAATGAAGACAACGGCGTGATGCTCGTTATGACAAAGTACCTTTACGAGAGTGGGGTGAAGGAAAGTGTCGACGGAATCTCTTCCTTACAATCAGAATAA
- a CDS encoding STAS domain-containing protein, translating to MNLSIKSEQVESTYHIHLSGEIDAYTAPQLRESLLPLAEKENQQINIHFDEVEYIDSTGLGVFVGVLKATDATNSELTLLGMSSRIKRLFSITGLDEVISIKEKEGQG from the coding sequence ATGAACCTTTCAATAAAGTCTGAACAAGTGGAGTCCACTTATCATATACACCTTTCGGGAGAAATTGATGCCTATACGGCACCTCAATTAAGAGAATCATTACTTCCTTTAGCTGAAAAAGAAAATCAACAAATTAACATTCATTTTGATGAAGTAGAATATATAGATAGTACAGGTTTAGGTGTATTTGTTGGTGTTTTAAAAGCAACAGATGCAACAAACAGTGAATTAACGTTATTAGGAATGTCTAGTCGAATCAAACGATTATTCTCAATTACTGGTCTTGATGAAGTCATTTCGATTAAAGAGAAGGAGGGACAAGGGTGA
- a CDS encoding PP2C family protein-serine/threonine phosphatase translates to MSLTDHKLQLSYKRILKDFLENQSEESLYEAQKISKFLLEQQISPEEFVSIHFKLLTELLPAVDKKVKDSFDLLLEVMMGYGLAYQEHQILRNRQQELESEIDVAANMQQTLMPQEKPNANFLDVGVVSVPAKKMSGDYYHYVHDDNRGLGMAIADIIGKGVPAALCMSMIKYAMDSLPSEQQLQPSVLLENLNRVVEQNVDDSMFITMMYGYYNRTTSDFHYSGAGHEPGFFYSDDKDCFEELRAKGLVLGVSRKTTYREYIRHLNIGDFVVLLSDGVTECRVGDDFIERDEITNLIRKYMHLSAQEMVDHVYNELMKLQDFTLRDDFTLIILRRKV, encoded by the coding sequence ATGTCATTGACCGACCATAAATTACAACTCTCCTATAAGCGAATTTTAAAAGATTTCCTCGAGAATCAATCAGAGGAAAGTCTTTATGAGGCGCAAAAGATCAGCAAATTTCTTCTGGAGCAACAAATCTCTCCAGAAGAGTTTGTGAGCATTCATTTTAAGTTACTAACTGAATTGTTACCCGCCGTCGATAAAAAGGTAAAGGATTCGTTTGATTTATTACTTGAGGTTATGATGGGTTATGGCTTAGCGTATCAAGAGCACCAAATATTAAGAAATCGACAGCAAGAATTAGAATCGGAAATCGATGTTGCTGCAAACATGCAGCAAACGTTGATGCCGCAAGAGAAGCCAAATGCCAACTTTCTTGATGTCGGCGTTGTTTCGGTTCCTGCTAAAAAAATGAGCGGGGACTATTATCATTATGTACATGATGATAATAGAGGACTCGGAATGGCGATTGCGGACATTATTGGAAAAGGTGTTCCGGCTGCTTTATGTATGTCGATGATCAAATATGCGATGGATAGCTTGCCGTCTGAACAACAATTACAACCGTCTGTTTTATTAGAAAATTTAAATCGTGTCGTCGAGCAAAATGTTGACGATAGTATGTTTATTACGATGATGTATGGTTACTATAATAGAACAACTTCTGATTTTCACTACTCTGGAGCTGGTCATGAACCAGGCTTTTTTTACAGTGACGATAAAGATTGTTTTGAAGAGCTACGAGCCAAAGGGCTTGTATTAGGTGTATCGCGGAAAACAACGTACCGTGAATACATACGTCATTTAAATATAGGTGACTTTGTTGTTCTTTTATCAGATGGTGTAACGGAATGCAGAGTTGGTGACGACTTTATAGAGAGAGATGAAATTACAAATCTGATACGCAAATATATGCATTTATCAGCTCAGGAAATGGTTGATCATGTATATAATGAGTTAATGAAGTTACAAGATTTCACGTTGAGGGATGACTTTACATTAATTATTTTGCGAAGAAAGGTTTAA
- a CDS encoding anti-sigma regulatory factor produces the protein MDNLQSAVEVNNEWGIVAARQAGRDLSRQIGFGNVDQARITTAISELARNIYLYANRGEIRLEVVEDTNNPRARRGIRVIAKDEGPGIQNIRQVMVDGFTTSSGLGAGLPGVKRLMDEFTIDSEVGVGTTITATKWTR, from the coding sequence ATGGATAATCTCCAATCCGCTGTTGAAGTGAATAATGAGTGGGGGATCGTTGCGGCTAGACAAGCAGGTCGTGATCTATCTCGTCAAATTGGTTTTGGGAATGTCGATCAAGCGCGCATCACAACAGCCATCTCAGAACTTGCACGGAATATTTATTTGTATGCAAACCGAGGAGAAATTCGTCTGGAGGTTGTAGAAGATACGAATAACCCTAGAGCTCGCAGAGGTATTCGGGTTATAGCAAAAGACGAAGGACCAGGGATTCAAAATATAAGACAAGTTATGGTCGATGGGTTTACAACATCTAGTGGGTTAGGTGCTGGTTTACCTGGTGTAAAACGATTGATGGATGAATTCACCATCGATTCTGAAGTAGGAGTGGGAACAACAATTACCGCAACGAAATGGACAAGGTAA
- a CDS encoding STAS domain-containing protein, with protein MRIPILKLNQYLLISIQTELDDQTALQFQEDLLGKIHEEGSNGVVIDLTSVDMIDSFIAKVLGDVVDMSSLMGARVVLTGIRPAVAITLIDMGIKLEGVSTALDLEQGLASLQQELEG; from the coding sequence ATGAGAATTCCAATTCTGAAATTAAATCAGTATTTGTTAATCAGCATACAAACCGAGCTTGACGACCAAACGGCTCTTCAATTCCAAGAAGATTTGTTAGGGAAAATTCATGAAGAAGGTTCCAATGGGGTTGTTATTGATTTAACAAGTGTTGATATGATTGACTCTTTTATTGCAAAAGTTTTAGGTGATGTCGTTGATATGTCGAGTTTAATGGGGGCGAGAGTTGTATTGACTGGCATTCGACCAGCCGTTGCTATTACGCTAATCGACATGGGCATAAAATTAGAGGGTGTATCAACTGCTCTAGACCTTGAACAAGGACTCGCAAGTTTGCAACAGGAATTGGAGGGTTAA
- a CDS encoding STAS domain-containing protein: protein MQSYIVSYLKKNRDKLLDEWGKKLTELRSENYLQSLTDQSFEKTNQEFLDLMLETADERSEKLNKKINDYVHRYIQNGGTLHFLSHSIHLLRKSCQQLVLDSDFEKKEALEFLIELDEWIDKRMNRIVKDYSEAWEETIELQKLSLLELSAPLIPVFEGITVMPLIGSIDTARARLIMENLLEGVIENRSKVVLIDITGVPVVDTMVAHHIIEASEAVRLVGTKCILVGIRPEIAQTIVNLGIDLTKFPTKSTLRKGVVTALEITGKQLTDM, encoded by the coding sequence ATGCAGTCCTATATTGTCTCGTACTTGAAAAAGAATAGGGATAAGCTACTAGACGAGTGGGGTAAGAAGCTAACGGAACTTCGATCTGAAAACTACCTACAATCATTAACAGACCAATCATTCGAAAAAACAAACCAAGAGTTTTTGGATTTAATGCTTGAAACCGCAGACGAACGAAGTGAAAAACTCAATAAAAAAATAAATGATTATGTGCACCGCTATATTCAAAATGGAGGTACCCTTCATTTCCTATCACATTCCATTCATCTTTTGCGTAAATCGTGTCAGCAGCTTGTGCTGGATTCAGATTTTGAAAAGAAGGAAGCGTTGGAATTTCTTATAGAGTTAGACGAGTGGATTGATAAACGAATGAACCGGATTGTTAAAGACTATTCGGAGGCTTGGGAAGAAACCATTGAACTGCAGAAGTTGTCTCTATTAGAGCTATCTGCGCCACTAATCCCTGTTTTTGAAGGGATTACCGTCATGCCGTTAATTGGCAGCATCGATACAGCACGGGCCAGATTAATAATGGAGAATTTATTAGAAGGTGTCATTGAAAATCGCTCTAAAGTCGTATTAATTGATATTACAGGTGTCCCGGTTGTGGATACAATGGTTGCTCATCATATTATTGAAGCATCTGAAGCTGTACGACTTGTAGGGACTAAGTGTATACTAGTAGGAATTAGACCTGAAATTGCACAAACGATTGTTAATTTAGGCATAGATTTAACAAAATTTCCAACGAAAAGTACTTTACGAAAGGGCGTTGTCACAGCCCTTGAAATCACAGGAAAACAATTAACGGATATGTAA
- a CDS encoding type II toxin-antitoxin system PemK/MazF family toxin — MIVKRGDVYFADLSPVVGSEQGGVRPVLIIQNNIGNRFSPTVIVAAITAQIQKAKLPTHVEINASKYGFDRDSVILLEQLRTIDKQRLTDKITHLDEKMMHSVDKALTISLGLIDF; from the coding sequence TTGATAGTGAAACGCGGAGATGTCTATTTTGCTGATCTATCTCCAGTTGTAGGATCAGAACAAGGTGGGGTACGACCAGTGCTCATCATTCAAAATAACATTGGAAATCGGTTTAGTCCTACTGTTATTGTTGCAGCGATTACGGCTCAAATTCAAAAAGCAAAATTACCTACACATGTAGAAATAAACGCTAGCAAGTATGGATTTGATCGAGATTCTGTTATTTTACTTGAGCAGCTACGAACAATCGACAAACAAAGACTGACAGACAAGATTACTCATCTCGATGAAAAGATGATGCATTCAGTTGACAAAGCATTGACAATCAGTTTAGGATTGATTGACTTTTAA
- a CDS encoding antitoxin encodes MNEVDTVLEQEKWNDPRLKDRAELKAEIRESMQQGYMEMAKINLTIASEAFLAEEEANHTLTRLVSGV; translated from the coding sequence ATGAATGAGGTGGACACTGTGCTTGAACAAGAAAAATGGAATGATCCAAGACTAAAAGACCGTGCTGAACTGAAGGCTGAAATTCGCGAATCGATGCAACAAGGCTATATGGAAATGGCAAAAATTAACCTAACGATTGCATCAGAAGCCTTTCTTGCTGAGGAGGAAGCTAATCATACGCTGACACGTCTTGTTAGCGGGGTGTAG
- a CDS encoding outer membrane lipoprotein carrier protein LolA yields MKKKVWLSLVAALLVVILVGCGEKSQEDVLNDVEKALEETTSYKSKATMQLATGQEPQTYDVDVMQKDQTYYKVDLKNTSNDQSQIILKNDEGVFVLTPALNKVFRFQSDWPKTSSQAYLYESLLKDISLGADMEFTQDDDFYTFTTATMYQNKNLNSQEIRLHKKDLKPASVKIMDADENVLVDLTFTEFEKNPEVAAEEFETEKVMTGAQMSEPTMADPEEELNEEFRIYYPEFVPDGVNDQPQEDQVETGDRTTYVQQYSGDKSFTLIQEQAQAVPASAPQNLVSAEIVDLGFAVGIQMNDTIMWSHNGSDFSLLSQDMETEELIEVARSVVAVGEK; encoded by the coding sequence ATGAAAAAAAAGGTGTGGCTTTCGCTAGTCGCTGCTTTATTAGTCGTGATTTTAGTAGGGTGTGGCGAGAAATCGCAAGAAGACGTGTTAAATGATGTAGAAAAGGCACTTGAAGAAACAACAAGCTACAAGTCAAAAGCAACGATGCAGTTAGCTACAGGTCAAGAACCGCAAACGTATGACGTTGACGTTATGCAAAAAGATCAAACGTATTATAAAGTGGATTTAAAGAATACATCAAACGACCAGAGCCAAATCATTTTAAAGAATGACGAAGGGGTCTTTGTTCTTACACCTGCATTGAATAAAGTCTTTCGTTTCCAAAGTGACTGGCCAAAAACAAGCAGCCAAGCTTATCTCTATGAGTCTTTACTGAAAGATATTAGCTTAGGTGCTGATATGGAATTTACTCAAGATGATGACTTTTATACGTTTACAACAGCGACGATGTACCAAAACAAAAATTTAAATAGCCAAGAAATCCGTTTACACAAAAAAGATTTAAAACCAGCTTCTGTTAAAATTATGGATGCAGACGAAAATGTGCTAGTCGATCTTACGTTTACAGAGTTTGAAAAGAATCCTGAAGTCGCGGCAGAGGAATTTGAAACAGAAAAGGTTATGACAGGAGCGCAAATGTCTGAACCGACAATGGCGGATCCTGAAGAGGAATTAAATGAAGAATTTCGTATTTATTACCCTGAGTTTGTTCCGGATGGTGTGAATGATCAGCCACAAGAAGATCAAGTGGAAACAGGGGACCGTACGACGTATGTGCAGCAATACTCAGGTGATAAGTCATTCACACTTATTCAAGAACAAGCACAAGCGGTTCCAGCATCTGCACCGCAAAATTTAGTGTCAGCTGAAATTGTTGATTTAGGCTTTGCCGTGGGTATCCAGATGAATGATACGATTATGTGGTCGCACAATGGCTCTGACTTCTCCTTGTTATCGCAAGACATGGAAACAGAAGAATTAATTGAAGTCGCGCGTTCAGTTGTGGCAGTAGGGGAAAAATAA
- the acpS gene encoding holo-ACP synthase yields MIAGTGIDIIEIDRIKKVLLRKPERFIARVLTTKEFSRIASAEHSRQVEYIAGRFAAKEAYAKATGTGIGAHLSFQDIEILADQMGKPEIWIKGEKNFLSHLSITHSKEYAFAQVIIEQP; encoded by the coding sequence ATGATTGCTGGAACCGGTATTGATATCATTGAAATTGACCGCATCAAAAAAGTGCTCTTGCGCAAGCCAGAACGATTTATTGCGCGGGTTCTAACAACAAAAGAGTTTTCTCGTATTGCGTCAGCTGAACATTCGCGGCAAGTAGAGTACATTGCTGGACGTTTTGCCGCAAAAGAAGCTTATGCGAAAGCAACAGGAACTGGAATTGGTGCCCACCTTTCTTTTCAAGACATTGAAATTCTAGCTGACCAGATGGGAAAGCCAGAAATTTGGATTAAAGGAGAAAAAAATTTTTTAAGTCATTTATCCATTACACACTCAAAGGAATACGCATTTGCGCAGGTAATTATTGAGCAACCCTGA